In Burkholderia sp. NRF60-BP8, a single window of DNA contains:
- the tssA gene encoding type VI secretion system protein TssA — protein MPINLPELLTPISETSPSGDDLLFSNEFDAIQDARRYDDPTLDQGEWVTEIKEADWGFVVDRAGELLRTRTKDLRLAVWLTEALALEDGITGLTEGYALLEGLCREFWDTFHPLPEDDDIEHRLGNVAWLSGRTAELLRAVPLTDGASNAFSTLDWEVAQHVAQSIKRDPEHADDIARGKPSIEQIDASRRMTSIAFYTALLANLKAFEFALDAFEERLVERAGDSAPSFRQARDAFETVYRLAERFAREQGYTGSAPHAQVAPQAQPERIEPVFGQPIQTEETHVPQQTASRPPATPMIAGIQNRAQAVDQLRAVARYFRQTEPHSPVAYLADKAAEWADMPLHKWLESVVKDDGSLSHIRELLGVRPDEQS, from the coding sequence ATGCCGATCAATCTCCCCGAGCTGCTGACGCCGATCAGCGAGACGTCGCCCAGCGGCGACGACTTGCTGTTTTCGAACGAATTCGACGCGATCCAGGACGCGCGGCGCTATGACGACCCGACGCTCGACCAGGGCGAATGGGTGACCGAGATCAAGGAGGCCGACTGGGGCTTCGTCGTCGATCGTGCGGGCGAGCTGCTGCGCACGCGCACGAAGGACCTGCGGCTCGCCGTATGGCTGACCGAGGCGCTCGCGCTCGAGGACGGCATCACGGGCCTCACCGAAGGCTATGCGCTGCTCGAGGGCCTGTGCCGCGAGTTCTGGGACACCTTCCATCCGCTGCCCGAGGACGACGACATCGAGCACCGGCTCGGCAACGTCGCGTGGCTGTCCGGCCGCACGGCCGAGTTGCTGCGCGCGGTGCCGCTGACGGACGGCGCATCGAATGCGTTCAGCACGCTCGACTGGGAAGTCGCGCAGCACGTCGCGCAGTCGATCAAGCGCGACCCCGAGCACGCGGACGACATCGCGCGCGGCAAGCCGTCGATCGAGCAGATCGATGCGTCGCGGCGCATGACGTCGATCGCGTTCTACACGGCGCTGCTGGCGAACCTGAAGGCGTTCGAATTCGCGCTCGATGCGTTCGAGGAGCGGCTCGTCGAGCGCGCGGGCGATTCGGCGCCGAGCTTCCGGCAGGCGCGCGACGCGTTCGAGACCGTGTACCGGCTCGCCGAGCGCTTTGCGCGCGAACAGGGCTATACGGGCAGCGCGCCGCACGCGCAGGTGGCGCCGCAGGCCCAGCCCGAACGCATCGAGCCGGTGTTCGGCCAGCCGATCCAGACCGAGGAGACTCACGTGCCGCAGCAGACCGCTTCGCGTCCTCCGGCGACGCCGATGATCGCCGGCATCCAGAACCGTGCGCAGGCGGTCGATCAGTTGCGCGCGGTGGCGCGCTATTTCCGCCAGACCGAGCCGCACAGCCCGGTCGCGTATCTCGCCGACAAGGCGGCCGAATGGGCCGACATGCCGCTGCACAAGTGGCTCGAGAGCGTCGTGAAGGACGACGGCTCGCTGTCGCACATTCGCGAGCTGCTGGGCGTGCGGCCCGACGAGCAGTCGTAA
- the tssH gene encoding type VI secretion system ATPase TssH encodes MSTPLKTLITKLNPLCRHATERAASACLARGHYEVDLEHLFLALLDEATGDLPLALRASRVDPHALHADLERELTRLKTGNTRTPVFSVHLIALFEQAWLIASLDSQLGRIRSGHLLLALLTAPDLAQFAQRMSSRFAEMNVTDLKHKFDEIMAGSSEAEPRQADEDGSDVAPVADGMAPAAGPSKTPALDTYTTNLTQRARDGKIDPVIGREAEIRQAIDILMRRRQNNPIMTGEAGVGKTAVVEGLALRIAADDVPPPLRGVALHVLDMGLLQAGASVKGEFENRLKSVIDEVKKSAHPIILFIDEAHTIIGAGGQVGQNDAANLLKPALARGELRTIAATTWSEYKKYFEKDAALARRFQVVKVEEPSEPLAAAMLRGMSGLMEKHFDVRILDDAITEAVRLSHRYISGRQLPDKAISVLDTACAKVALAHSATPAAIDDTKKRIERIDAEIASLEREAAGGAVHDERLGELRGARDTALEQLAKDEERYEAERAIVAEITELRDALDRARGPSEDGQPVDVQATRDKLAERVAALHALQGGEPMVPLQVDGHVVAEIVAAWTGIPLGRMVKDEIDTVLNLQPLLAARVIGQDHALEAIAQRVRTATANLEDPNKPRGVFMFVGPSGVGKTETALALADILYGGERKMVTINMSEYQEAHSVSGLKGSPPGYVGYGEGGVLTEAVRRNPYSVVLLDEVEKAHPDVLEMFFQVFDKGTMDDAEGREIDFRNTLIILTSNVGSAAVMQACLNKPADELPDPDALAETLRPQLYKTFKPAFLGRMKVVPYYPISDDVLAEIIELKLERIRRRIETNHKAAFEWDESLVDAVLARCTEVDSGARNVDHILNGTLLPEIAGHVLGRIADGAAIARIAVRADEAGEFAYTVE; translated from the coding sequence ATGAGCACGCCTCTGAAGACCCTGATCACGAAACTGAACCCGCTGTGCCGCCACGCGACCGAGCGCGCGGCGAGCGCGTGCCTGGCGCGCGGCCACTACGAGGTCGATCTGGAGCATCTGTTCCTCGCGTTGCTCGACGAAGCGACGGGCGACCTGCCGCTCGCATTGCGCGCGAGCCGCGTCGACCCGCATGCGCTGCATGCCGATCTCGAACGCGAGCTGACGCGCCTGAAGACGGGCAACACGCGCACGCCGGTGTTCTCCGTGCATCTGATCGCGCTGTTCGAGCAGGCGTGGCTGATCGCGTCGCTCGATTCGCAGCTCGGTCGCATCCGTTCGGGGCACCTGCTGCTCGCGCTGCTGACCGCGCCCGATCTCGCGCAGTTCGCGCAACGGATGTCGTCGCGGTTCGCGGAAATGAACGTGACGGACCTGAAGCACAAGTTCGACGAAATCATGGCCGGTTCGAGCGAAGCCGAGCCGCGTCAGGCGGATGAAGACGGCAGCGACGTCGCGCCGGTCGCCGACGGCATGGCGCCCGCGGCCGGCCCGTCGAAGACGCCCGCGCTCGACACGTACACGACCAACCTCACGCAGCGCGCGCGCGACGGCAAGATCGACCCGGTGATCGGCCGCGAAGCGGAGATCCGCCAGGCGATCGACATCCTGATGCGCCGCCGCCAGAACAACCCGATCATGACCGGCGAGGCCGGCGTCGGCAAAACGGCGGTCGTCGAAGGGCTCGCGCTGCGCATCGCGGCCGACGACGTGCCGCCGCCGCTGCGCGGCGTCGCGCTGCACGTGCTCGACATGGGGCTGCTGCAGGCCGGCGCGAGCGTGAAGGGCGAGTTCGAGAACCGCCTGAAGAGCGTGATCGACGAGGTGAAGAAGAGCGCGCATCCGATCATCCTGTTCATCGACGAGGCGCACACGATCATCGGCGCGGGCGGCCAGGTCGGCCAGAACGACGCGGCGAACCTGCTGAAGCCGGCGCTCGCGCGCGGCGAGCTGCGCACGATCGCCGCGACGACGTGGAGCGAATACAAGAAGTACTTCGAGAAGGATGCGGCGCTCGCGCGGCGCTTCCAGGTCGTGAAGGTCGAGGAGCCGAGCGAGCCGCTGGCCGCGGCGATGCTGCGCGGGATGTCGGGCCTGATGGAGAAGCATTTCGACGTGCGGATTCTCGACGACGCGATCACCGAGGCCGTGCGCCTGTCGCACCGCTACATCAGCGGCCGCCAGTTGCCGGACAAGGCGATCAGCGTGCTCGACACCGCGTGCGCGAAGGTCGCGCTCGCGCACAGCGCGACGCCGGCGGCGATCGACGATACCAAGAAGCGCATCGAGCGTATCGATGCGGAAATCGCGTCGCTGGAGCGCGAGGCGGCGGGCGGTGCGGTGCACGACGAGCGGCTCGGCGAGCTGCGCGGCGCGCGCGACACGGCGCTCGAACAACTGGCGAAGGACGAAGAACGCTACGAAGCCGAGCGGGCGATCGTCGCCGAGATCACCGAACTGCGCGACGCGCTCGATCGCGCGCGCGGCCCGTCGGAAGACGGCCAGCCGGTCGACGTGCAGGCCACCCGCGACAAGCTCGCCGAACGCGTCGCGGCATTGCATGCGCTGCAGGGCGGCGAGCCGATGGTGCCGCTGCAGGTCGACGGCCACGTGGTCGCCGAGATCGTCGCCGCGTGGACGGGCATTCCGCTCGGCCGGATGGTGAAGGACGAGATCGACACCGTGCTGAACCTGCAGCCGCTGCTCGCCGCGCGCGTGATCGGCCAGGACCATGCGCTGGAGGCGATCGCGCAGCGCGTGCGCACCGCGACCGCGAACCTCGAGGATCCGAACAAGCCGCGCGGCGTGTTCATGTTCGTCGGGCCGTCGGGCGTCGGCAAGACCGAGACGGCGCTGGCGCTGGCCGACATCCTGTACGGCGGCGAGCGCAAGATGGTCACGATCAACATGAGCGAGTACCAGGAAGCGCACAGCGTGTCGGGCCTGAAGGGGTCGCCGCCGGGCTACGTCGGTTACGGCGAAGGCGGCGTGCTGACCGAGGCCGTGCGCCGCAACCCGTATTCCGTCGTGCTGCTCGACGAGGTCGAGAAGGCGCACCCGGACGTGCTCGAAATGTTCTTCCAGGTGTTCGACAAGGGCACGATGGACGACGCCGAAGGCCGCGAGATCGACTTCCGCAACACGCTGATCATCCTGACGTCGAACGTCGGCTCGGCCGCGGTGATGCAGGCCTGCCTGAACAAGCCGGCCGACGAATTGCCCGATCCGGACGCGCTCGCCGAGACGTTGCGTCCGCAACTGTACAAGACCTTCAAGCCGGCGTTCCTCGGCCGGATGAAGGTCGTGCCGTACTATCCGATTTCCGACGACGTGCTGGCCGAGATCATCGAGCTGAAGCTCGAGCGCATCCGCCGCCGGATCGAGACGAACCACAAGGCCGCGTTCGAATGGGACGAGTCGCTCGTCGACGCGGTGCTCGCGCGCTGCACCGAGGTCGACTCGGGTGCCCGCAACGTCGACCACATCCTGAACGGCACGCTGCTGCCGGAGATCGCGGGCCACGTGCTCGGCCGGATCGCCGACGGCGCGGCCATCGCGCGCATCGCGGTGCGCGCGGACGAGGCCGGCGAATTCGCGTACACCGTCGAATGA